Proteins from a single region of Streptomyces vinaceus:
- a CDS encoding transporter has translation MSAASAPAPAAGRTSAAAPAAAPAVNLTSVFVRLKLSLLRNGLKGSSKRKAAYFTSLALSLAVACLAMTGLAVLHGNAHAGTVVVLLAAILALGWTFMPLFFPSGDETLDPSRLVMLPLRPRPLVRALLASSLVGIGPLFTVCLAVGSVVAVARGAAGIVAAVVAVPLLVLGCVALARSVATANVRLLTSRKGRDLALLSGLLIAIGAQVANFASQRLFDSGGLAQLEPAEAVVRWLPPATAVGMVDSASKGSYGVAAGQLAVTVLALVLLLRFWERSLTALMVTPDGSTIAAAKPSGKRESAGGAGAWAFLPAGRTGAVMQRSLRYVVRDPKTKSAWVTALAVGAIVPVFNALQGTGSMYLACFGAGMLGMQMYNQFGQDTSAFWMVAQTISTPREAFEELRARAYALALVTVPYTVVLTAVTAALLEDWAALPAGLGVSLALLGSMLCTGALASARFPYSIPSDGAFKNVAPGQGGLAWAGIFGGMLVSALICSPVIALTVFLNVTDQQALTWIVLPLGAAWGTFAAWAGLRLAAPMVARTLPEILLAVSKG, from the coding sequence ATGAGCGCCGCATCCGCCCCCGCCCCGGCGGCCGGGCGCACCTCGGCCGCGGCCCCGGCCGCCGCTCCCGCGGTGAACCTGACCTCGGTCTTCGTCCGCCTCAAGCTCTCGCTGCTCCGCAACGGGCTCAAGGGCTCCTCGAAGCGCAAGGCCGCGTACTTCACCTCGCTGGCCCTGTCGCTGGCGGTGGCCTGCCTCGCGATGACCGGCCTGGCCGTACTGCACGGGAACGCGCACGCGGGCACCGTCGTCGTACTGCTCGCCGCGATCCTGGCGCTGGGCTGGACCTTCATGCCGCTGTTCTTCCCGAGCGGGGACGAGACGCTCGACCCGAGCAGGCTCGTCATGCTGCCGCTGCGGCCGCGGCCCCTCGTACGGGCCCTGCTGGCCTCCTCGCTGGTCGGCATCGGCCCGCTGTTCACGGTCTGCCTGGCGGTGGGCTCGGTGGTGGCCGTCGCGCGGGGCGCGGCGGGCATCGTGGCGGCCGTGGTGGCCGTGCCGCTGCTGGTGCTGGGCTGCGTCGCACTGGCCCGCTCGGTGGCCACGGCCAACGTGCGGCTGCTGACCAGCCGCAAGGGGCGCGACCTGGCGCTGCTCAGCGGTCTGCTGATCGCGATAGGCGCGCAGGTGGCGAACTTCGCGAGCCAGCGCCTTTTCGATTCGGGCGGGCTCGCGCAGCTGGAGCCGGCCGAGGCCGTGGTGCGGTGGCTGCCGCCCGCGACGGCCGTCGGCATGGTGGACTCGGCGAGCAAGGGCTCGTACGGGGTGGCGGCGGGCCAGCTGGCGGTGACCGTCCTCGCACTGGTCCTGCTGCTGCGGTTCTGGGAGCGGAGCCTGACCGCGCTGATGGTCACCCCGGACGGGTCGACGATCGCGGCGGCGAAGCCGTCGGGGAAGCGGGAGTCCGCGGGCGGCGCCGGTGCGTGGGCGTTCCTGCCGGCCGGCCGGACGGGCGCGGTCATGCAGCGCTCGCTGCGCTACGTGGTGCGCGACCCGAAGACGAAGTCGGCGTGGGTGACGGCGCTGGCGGTCGGTGCGATCGTCCCGGTCTTCAACGCCCTGCAGGGCACGGGCTCGATGTACCTGGCCTGCTTCGGCGCGGGCATGCTGGGCATGCAGATGTACAACCAGTTCGGGCAGGACACCTCGGCGTTCTGGATGGTCGCGCAGACCATCTCGACCCCGCGGGAGGCGTTCGAGGAGCTGCGCGCCCGCGCGTACGCCCTGGCCCTGGTGACCGTCCCGTACACGGTCGTGCTGACGGCGGTCACGGCGGCGCTCCTGGAGGACTGGGCCGCGCTCCCGGCGGGGCTCGGGGTGAGCCTGGCGCTGCTCGGCTCGATGCTGTGCACGGGCGCGCTGGCCTCGGCCCGGTTCCCGTACTCGATCCCGTCGGACGGCGCGTTCAAGAACGTGGCGCCGGGCCAGGGCGGGCTCGCGTGGGCGGGCATCTTCGGCGGCATGCTGGTGTCGGCGCTGATCTGCTCGCCGGTGATCGCACTGACGGTCTTCCTCAACGTGACGGACCAGCAGGCGCTGACCTGGATCGTGCTCCCGCTGGGCGCGGCCTGGGGCACCTTCGCGGCCTGGGCGGGACTGCGCCTGGCGGCCCCGATGGTGGCCAGGACCCTGCCGGAGATCCTCCTGGCGGTCAGCAAGGGCTGA
- a CDS encoding ABC transporter ATP-binding protein, whose product MPDQAVATGGTDGRDGARSAPSAGRAAVRVEGLWKRFGEQVAVAGIDLELPAGQFIGLVGPNGAGKTTTLSMVTGLLRPDMGRVFVAGHDVWSDPVEVKSRIGVLPEGLRLFERLSGRELLGYMGRLRGLPGDETDKRATQLLDVLDLAGSQHKLVVDYSTGMRKKIGLAAALLHNPEVLFLDEPFEGVDPVSAQTIRGVLERYTASGATVVFSSHVMELVESLCDWVAVMAAGRIRAAGPLADVRGDAPSLQAAFLELVGAGGRDAGDSLDWLGGQAAR is encoded by the coding sequence ATGCCGGACCAGGCAGTTGCGACGGGCGGGACGGACGGACGGGACGGCGCGCGATCCGCGCCGTCCGCCGGACGGGCGGCGGTACGGGTCGAGGGCCTGTGGAAGCGCTTCGGCGAGCAGGTCGCGGTCGCGGGGATCGATCTGGAGCTGCCCGCGGGGCAGTTCATCGGCCTGGTCGGGCCGAACGGCGCGGGCAAGACGACGACGCTGTCGATGGTGACCGGGCTGCTGCGCCCGGACATGGGGCGGGTCTTCGTCGCCGGACACGACGTGTGGAGCGACCCGGTCGAGGTGAAGTCGCGGATCGGCGTGCTGCCGGAGGGCCTGCGGCTGTTCGAGCGCCTCTCGGGGCGCGAACTGCTCGGCTACATGGGCCGGCTGCGCGGGCTGCCGGGCGACGAGACCGACAAGCGGGCCACGCAGCTGCTGGACGTGCTCGACCTCGCGGGCTCGCAGCACAAGCTGGTCGTGGACTACTCGACGGGCATGCGGAAGAAGATCGGCCTGGCCGCCGCCCTGCTGCACAACCCCGAAGTCCTCTTCCTGGACGAGCCGTTCGAGGGCGTGGACCCGGTGTCGGCGCAGACCATCCGCGGGGTGCTGGAGCGGTACACGGCGTCCGGCGCCACCGTCGTCTTCTCCTCCCACGTGATGGAGCTGGTCGAGTCGCTGTGCGACTGGGTCGCCGTCATGGCCGCCGGCCGGATCCGCGCCGCGGGCCCGCTGGCCGACGTACGGGGCGACGCACCCTCGCTGCAGGCCGCATTCCTGGAGCTGGTCGGCGCGGGCGGGCGCGACGCCGGGGACTCGCTGGACTGGCTCGGCGGGCAGGCCGCCCGATGA
- a CDS encoding bifunctional DNA primase/polymerase, producing the protein MEETIGVTETAPIPKQRGEQLLDHAVRYAEERHWDVFAGTWLESADGREVCSCGAQDCPAPGAHPTVKDWAALATGSAVQVRRIWAKRPEASILLPTGRTFDALDVPDSAGFLALARLERMERTLGPVALTPDHRMLFFVLPGAGAKVPDLVRKLGWSPASIDLTARGEGEYVAAPPTRFGGRGAVQWARRPTPANRWLPDTEELIAALAYACGREAAADRDRRGA; encoded by the coding sequence GTGGAAGAGACCATCGGAGTCACGGAGACCGCACCCATCCCCAAGCAGCGCGGCGAGCAGCTGCTGGACCATGCCGTGCGGTACGCGGAAGAACGGCACTGGGACGTCTTCGCCGGCACCTGGCTGGAGTCCGCGGACGGGCGGGAGGTGTGCTCCTGCGGGGCGCAGGACTGCCCGGCGCCCGGCGCCCACCCCACGGTGAAGGACTGGGCGGCTCTGGCCACGGGCAGCGCCGTCCAGGTGCGGCGGATCTGGGCGAAGCGGCCCGAGGCCTCGATCCTGCTGCCGACGGGGCGGACCTTCGACGCGCTGGACGTGCCTGACTCGGCCGGGTTCCTGGCGCTGGCGCGCCTGGAGCGGATGGAGCGCACCCTCGGCCCGGTCGCCCTGACGCCCGACCACCGCATGCTGTTCTTCGTCCTGCCGGGCGCCGGGGCGAAGGTGCCGGACCTGGTGCGCAAGCTGGGCTGGTCGCCCGCCTCGATCGACCTGACCGCGCGGGGCGAGGGCGAGTACGTGGCCGCCCCGCCCACCCGCTTCGGCGGCCGCGGCGCGGTCCAGTGGGCGCGGCGGCCCACCCCGGCCAACCGGTGGCTGCCGGACACCGAGGAGCTGATCGCGGCGCTGGCGTACGCGTGCGGACGCGAGGCTGCGGCGGACCGGGACCGGCGGGGCGCCTGA
- a CDS encoding transcriptional regulator, with protein MAARPLVARQPNERLQALIQEAGCSNAGLARRVNMCGAEHGLDLRYDKTSVARWLRGQQPRGRAPGIIAEALGRKLGRTVTIDEIGMANGKNLASGIGLQFSPTVVGAIEQVSELWRSDVGRRDFLSGSSVAASALVEPSRDWLITGADAQVARSGGSRVGMPDVEAVRATTDALKELDHRFGSGHVRPVVVHYLNSVVSGLIGGSYREPVGRALFAAVARLTELAGYMAVDTGQPGLAQRYYIQALRLAQAAGDRAYGGYVLAASMSHLAAELGNPREIAQLARAAQEGTRGQVTPRVEAMFYAAEARGHALLGDARATAVLSSRAVTALERAEPESGDDPVWIRHFDAAYLADELAHCHRDLGQADAAARQAQEALRGLPAGKERRRSIGLLLLAAAQVQQREVEQACQTAAKAAELLSGLRSNRGAEYLDDFRTRLAPYREEPAAREFTARLEVVA; from the coding sequence ATGGCAGCCAGGCCTCTCGTCGCGCGCCAGCCGAATGAACGGCTTCAGGCGCTCATCCAGGAAGCCGGGTGCTCGAACGCCGGGCTCGCCCGGCGCGTCAACATGTGCGGGGCCGAACACGGCCTCGATCTCCGCTACGACAAGACGTCGGTGGCCCGGTGGCTGCGCGGTCAGCAGCCGCGCGGCCGGGCGCCGGGCATCATCGCCGAGGCGCTGGGGCGCAAACTCGGCCGGACCGTCACCATCGACGAGATCGGCATGGCCAACGGCAAGAACCTCGCCTCCGGCATCGGCCTGCAGTTCTCCCCGACCGTCGTCGGCGCCATCGAGCAGGTCAGCGAGTTGTGGCGGAGCGACGTCGGCCGCCGCGACTTCCTTTCGGGCTCCAGCGTGGCCGCTTCGGCGCTGGTCGAGCCGAGCCGCGACTGGCTGATCACCGGCGCCGACGCGCAGGTGGCGCGCAGCGGCGGCTCGCGCGTCGGGATGCCGGACGTGGAGGCGGTACGGGCGACCACCGACGCCCTCAAGGAACTCGACCACCGCTTCGGCAGCGGGCACGTGCGGCCCGTCGTCGTGCACTACCTCAACTCCGTGGTCTCAGGGCTGATCGGGGGCTCCTACCGGGAGCCGGTCGGGCGAGCGCTGTTCGCGGCGGTGGCCAGACTGACCGAGCTGGCCGGGTACATGGCGGTGGACACCGGCCAGCCGGGTCTGGCTCAGCGCTACTACATCCAGGCGCTGCGGCTGGCGCAGGCGGCCGGGGACCGGGCGTACGGGGGCTACGTGCTCGCGGCGTCGATGAGCCACCTCGCGGCGGAGCTGGGCAACCCGCGGGAGATCGCGCAGCTGGCGCGGGCCGCGCAGGAGGGGACCCGCGGGCAGGTCACGCCGCGGGTGGAGGCGATGTTCTACGCCGCCGAGGCGCGCGGGCACGCGCTGCTGGGCGACGCCCGGGCCACGGCGGTGCTGTCCTCGCGGGCGGTGACGGCGCTGGAGCGGGCGGAGCCGGAGTCGGGCGACGACCCGGTGTGGATCCGGCACTTCGACGCGGCGTACCTCGCGGACGAGCTGGCGCACTGCCACCGGGACCTGGGCCAGGCGGACGCGGCGGCCCGGCAGGCGCAGGAGGCGCTGCGGGGGCTCCCGGCGGGGAAGGAGCGGCGCCGGTCGATCGGGCTGCTGCTGCTGGCGGCGGCGCAGGTGCAGCAGCGCGAGGTGGAGCAGGCGTGCCAGACGGCCGCGAAGGCGGCCGAGCTGCTGTCGGGGCTCCGCTCGAACCGGGGTGCGGAGTACCTGGACGACTTCCGGACCCGCCTCGCCCCGTACCGCGAGGAGCCGGCGGCCCGCGAATTCACCGCGCGGCTGGAGGTGGTGGCGTAG
- a CDS encoding ABC transporter substrate-binding protein encodes MTKWRRTASLTRTLVATATGACLVAGCGVLPGSPGGSGSTITVMTFAPQDTKATNMPGMPGMAKAYEAWINSKGGINGHKLRVLTCNEKNTPTGAADCARKAIDEKAVAVVGSYSQHGRAFMAPLEAEGIPFVGGYGVSSEEFQSTLSYPVNGGQPALLAGAGHQLGKACSQVAIVRPDTLAGDSMPILLNAGLKLNKAPEANDIRAAEDSADYIAQAREALANSSGGKDRGCVTAVLGERTETFFDAFRREDSKHKNPQISSVLGSVSQAVVDRTGGKESPFEGAYVTSWYPVSTDALWEPMRKVISERAFGNDAVDPDDSGTQTTWIAYTVLSETLKRLGPDEDVTARKVARMLSQEEPVKTGGLTPDLSWRYKDMRAVAGFPRMVNGRVNFQVVQAGRLVAQQGGEASMDMTETLEQAPRAA; translated from the coding sequence ATGACCAAATGGCGACGCACGGCTTCCCTGACCCGCACCCTGGTGGCAACGGCGACGGGGGCGTGTCTCGTCGCGGGATGCGGGGTGCTCCCCGGGAGCCCGGGGGGCTCCGGGTCGACCATCACGGTCATGACCTTCGCGCCGCAGGACACCAAGGCGACCAATATGCCGGGAATGCCGGGGATGGCCAAGGCCTACGAGGCCTGGATCAATTCCAAGGGCGGTATCAACGGCCACAAACTGCGCGTCCTGACCTGCAACGAGAAGAACACCCCGACCGGCGCCGCCGACTGCGCCCGCAAGGCCATCGACGAGAAGGCCGTCGCCGTCGTCGGCTCGTACAGCCAGCACGGACGCGCCTTCATGGCCCCGCTGGAGGCCGAGGGCATCCCCTTCGTAGGCGGGTACGGAGTCTCCTCCGAGGAGTTCCAGAGCACCCTGTCCTACCCGGTCAACGGCGGCCAGCCCGCACTCCTCGCCGGCGCCGGACACCAGCTCGGCAAGGCCTGCAGCCAGGTGGCCATCGTCCGCCCCGACACCCTCGCCGGCGACTCCATGCCGATCCTGCTCAACGCCGGACTGAAGCTCAACAAGGCGCCCGAGGCCAACGACATCCGGGCCGCCGAGGACTCCGCGGACTACATCGCGCAGGCCCGCGAGGCACTGGCCAACTCCTCGGGCGGCAAGGACCGCGGCTGCGTGACGGCCGTGCTCGGCGAGCGCACCGAGACCTTCTTCGACGCGTTCCGGCGCGAGGACTCCAAGCACAAGAACCCGCAGATCTCCTCGGTCCTCGGCAGTGTCAGCCAGGCCGTGGTCGACCGTACCGGCGGCAAGGAGAGCCCCTTCGAGGGCGCGTACGTCACCAGCTGGTACCCGGTCTCCACGGATGCGCTGTGGGAGCCGATGCGCAAGGTGATCTCCGAGCGCGCCTTCGGCAACGACGCGGTGGACCCGGACGACAGCGGAACGCAGACCACCTGGATCGCGTACACGGTCCTCAGCGAGACCTTGAAGCGGCTGGGGCCCGACGAGGACGTCACGGCGCGCAAGGTGGCGCGCATGCTGAGCCAGGAGGAGCCCGTCAAGACCGGCGGGCTGACCCCGGACCTCAGCTGGCGCTACAAGGACATGCGCGCCGTCGCCGGCTTCCCGCGCATGGTGAACGGGCGGGTCAACTTCCAGGTCGTCCAGGCCGGCCGCCTCGTCGCCCAGCAGGGCGGCGAGGCGTCGATGGACATGACGGAGACCCTGGAGCAGGCGCCGCGCGCGGCGTAG
- a CDS encoding SCO4402 family protein has translation MGGMPLNDMPWWRWRSNVRSALHMLSDPVFHEETWLAGGEGYGDVTDAVYRLVEDTWLDSWSAEKYVGTIFRDSQEAALVDLAVLRVLRILHQVGPDAPVTAYLEHHAWPEAVRAAREAHVRLATADGDEPDAPPRSLEVLRILTRAV, from the coding sequence ATGGGCGGCATGCCCCTGAACGACATGCCCTGGTGGCGCTGGCGCAGCAACGTGCGCTCGGCGCTCCACATGCTTTCCGACCCGGTCTTCCACGAGGAGACCTGGCTCGCCGGCGGCGAGGGGTACGGGGACGTCACAGACGCCGTGTACCGCCTCGTCGAGGACACCTGGCTCGACAGCTGGTCCGCCGAGAAGTACGTCGGCACGATCTTCCGCGACTCCCAGGAGGCCGCGCTCGTGGACCTCGCGGTGCTGCGCGTGCTGCGGATCCTGCACCAGGTCGGGCCCGACGCCCCCGTCACCGCCTACCTGGAGCACCACGCCTGGCCCGAGGCGGTCCGTGCCGCGCGCGAGGCGCACGTACGGCTGGCGACGGCGGACGGGGACGAACCGGACGCACCGCCGCGGTCCTTGGAAGTGCTGAGGATACTGACCCGCGCGGTGTGA